The following are encoded together in the Mesoplodon densirostris isolate mMesDen1 chromosome 2, mMesDen1 primary haplotype, whole genome shotgun sequence genome:
- the FBXO6 gene encoding F-box only protein 6, giving the protein MALVSINQLPESILLEVFTHLPARQLLLNCRPVCSLWRDLIDLVTLWKRKCLHEGYVTEDWDQAVADWKVFYFLCNLRRNLLRNPCAEEDMRSWKIDSNGGDQWKVESLPGAHGTDFPDPKVKKYFATSYEMCLKSQLIDLKAEGYWEELLDKFRPDIMVKDWFAARADCGCTYHIRVQLASADYIVLASFEPPPMTVHQWNDARWREVSHTFSDYPPGVRHILFQHGGKDTQFWAGWYGPRVTNSSIVISHRMTRNPAPSVAPP; this is encoded by the exons ATGGCCCTGGTCAGCATCAACCAGCTGCCCGAGAGCATCCTGCTGGAGGTGTTCACGCACCTGCCCGCccgccagctgctgctgaactgccgCCCTGTCTGCAGCCTCTGGCGAGACCTCATCGACCTTGTGACCCTCTGGAAGCGCAAATGCTTGCATGAGGGCTACGTCACTGAGGACTGGGACCAGGCCGTGGCTGACTGGAAGGTCTTCTACTTTCTGTGCAACCTCCGCAGGAACCTCCTGCGCAACCCGTGTGCCGAAG AGGATATGAGATCCTGGAAAATCGACTCCAATGGAGGGGACCAGTGGAAGGTGGAGAGCCTCCCCGGGGCGCATGGCACAGACTTCCCTGACCCCAAAGTCAAGAAGTACTTTGCCACGTCCTATGA GATGTGTCTCAAGTCCCAGCTGATAGACCTCAAAGCCGAGGGCTACTGGGAGGAGCTACTGGACAAGTTCCGGCCGGACATCATGGTTAAGGACTG gttcGCCGCCAGAGCAGACTGTGGCTGCACCTACCACATCCGAGTACAGCTGGCCTCGGCCGACTACATTGTCCTGGCCTCCTTCGAGCCCCCGCCCATGACTGTCCATCAGTGGAACGATGCCAGGTGGAGAGAG gtCTCCCACACCTTCTCGGATTACCCTCCAGGTGTCCGCCACATCCTCTTCCAGCACGGGGGCAAGGACACCCAGTTCTGGGCAGGCTGGTACGGTCCCCGCGTCACCAACAGCAGCATCGTCATCAGCCACAGGATGACCAGGAACCCGGCCCCCTCCGTGGCTCCGCCCTAG